One genomic region from Spirulina subsalsa PCC 9445 encodes:
- a CDS encoding diflavin flavoprotein — MNNNKPRDTQIIPIGAETTVIRSRTWDRLKFEIEYALQKGTTANSFVIKGDKTAVIDLPGESFTEIFLKALTERFPVSDIDYVICGHVNPNRAVTLKALLEIAPDVTIVCSNPGAISLRKILPDQALKIQVMKGEDTLDLGQGHHLEFILTPSPRWSDQMCTYDPKTQILYTDKLFGAHVCGDQIFDEGWQVYREDRRYYFDCLMAPHANQVETALEKLGNKSAKLYAVGHGPLVRYGLTELTGLYKTWVEQQQNQQNRVALIYASAYGNTAIVAQAIARGITKAGVAVDSINCEFTEPEEIKAAVTHSAGFIMGSPTLGGHAPTQVQTALGLVISTADKQQLAGVFGSYGWSGEAIDLLEGKLRDAGYRFGFDPIRVKFKPTDSIIKYCEEVGTDFAQLVKRQQKQKKPKASVSESQSARTEQAVGRVVGSLSVVTTRKGELSNAMLASWVSQASFSPPGLTIAVAKERAIADLMHSGDKFVLNILQEGKQLRKHFMKNFAPGEDRFVGLDIETAENGCPILKQALAYLECRVNERMECGDHWLVYAVVDSGKVLDNEGITAVHHRKTGIYY, encoded by the coding sequence ATGAATAACAATAAACCCCGAGATACCCAAATTATACCCATTGGTGCGGAAACAACGGTGATCCGTTCTCGAACTTGGGATAGATTGAAATTTGAAATCGAATATGCTCTGCAAAAGGGAACAACGGCTAATTCTTTTGTGATTAAAGGGGATAAAACCGCCGTGATTGATTTGCCGGGGGAATCTTTTACGGAGATTTTTTTAAAGGCTTTAACGGAACGGTTTCCGGTGAGTGACATTGATTATGTGATCTGTGGTCATGTTAACCCGAATCGGGCTGTCACCCTGAAGGCGTTGTTAGAAATTGCGCCGGATGTGACTATTGTTTGCTCGAATCCGGGGGCAATTTCTTTGCGGAAAATCTTACCGGATCAGGCGTTAAAGATTCAAGTGATGAAGGGGGAGGATACCCTGGATTTAGGTCAGGGGCATCATTTGGAGTTTATTTTAACTCCTAGTCCGCGCTGGTCGGATCAAATGTGTACCTATGACCCGAAAACCCAGATTTTATACACGGATAAATTGTTTGGGGCGCACGTTTGCGGGGATCAGATTTTTGATGAGGGGTGGCAGGTTTACCGGGAAGATCGACGCTATTATTTTGATTGTTTGATGGCTCCCCATGCTAATCAGGTGGAGACGGCTTTGGAGAAGTTGGGCAATAAATCGGCTAAGTTATATGCAGTAGGTCACGGGCCTTTAGTGCGTTACGGTTTGACGGAGTTAACGGGACTTTATAAAACTTGGGTTGAACAACAGCAAAACCAACAAAATCGGGTGGCGTTAATCTATGCTTCGGCCTATGGGAACACGGCGATTGTGGCACAGGCGATCGCACGGGGAATTACTAAGGCCGGAGTGGCTGTCGATTCAATCAATTGCGAGTTTACGGAACCCGAAGAAATTAAGGCCGCTGTCACTCACTCGGCGGGGTTTATTATGGGATCTCCCACTTTGGGGGGTCATGCCCCTACCCAAGTCCAAACGGCTTTAGGATTGGTCATTTCAACGGCCGATAAACAACAATTGGCGGGGGTGTTTGGCTCCTATGGTTGGAGTGGGGAGGCCATTGATTTATTAGAGGGGAAATTGCGCGATGCGGGGTATCGTTTCGGTTTTGATCCCATTCGGGTGAAGTTCAAACCGACGGACAGTATTATTAAGTATTGTGAAGAGGTGGGGACGGATTTTGCTCAACTGGTGAAACGGCAACAGAAGCAGAAAAAGCCTAAAGCTTCGGTGAGTGAGTCTCAATCGGCGCGGACAGAACAAGCGGTGGGGCGTGTTGTGGGGTCTTTATCGGTGGTGACGACCCGTAAAGGCGAACTTTCTAACGCTATGTTAGCATCGTGGGTGTCCCAGGCCAGTTTTAGCCCTCCGGGTTTAACCATTGCGGTGGCCAAGGAACGGGCGATCGCAGACTTAATGCACAGTGGGGATAAATTTGTCCTCAATATCTTGCAGGAGGGGAAACAACTGCGGAAACATTTTATGAAAAACTTCGCCCCCGGTGAAGATCGGTTTGTGGGGTTAGACATAGAAACCGCAGAAAATGGTTGTCCCATTCTCAAACAAGCCTTAGCTTATCTAGAGTGCCGGGTCAATGAGCGTATGGAGTGCGGCGATCATTGGTTAGTGTATGCGGTGGTGGATAGTGGCAAGGTCTTAGATAACGAGGGGATAACGGCAGTTCATCATCGGAAGACAGGCATTTACTATTAA
- a CDS encoding molybdenum cofactor guanylyltransferase, with product MLSNPSLIVYTLVLAGGQSSRMGQDKALIPYQNIPLLQRVVKVAVSCCSQVYIVTPWPERYQGLCSPDIQFLGEKTPGQGSLVAFAQALDQLTQFPLPDWVLLLACDLPYLQPDIIQDWIKQLGNLDRNILAFVPKSEDYWQPLCGLYRPTIAPHLQQYLRQNKRSFQGLLNQISVESVGMNSRVDKMLFNCNTPEDLESLGS from the coding sequence ATGTTATCAAACCCATCTTTAATCGTTTATACTTTGGTGTTAGCGGGAGGTCAAAGTTCAAGAATGGGGCAAGATAAAGCCCTAATTCCCTATCAAAATATCCCCCTACTGCAACGAGTGGTAAAGGTTGCCGTAAGCTGTTGTTCTCAAGTGTATATCGTCACTCCTTGGCCAGAACGCTATCAAGGGTTATGTTCCCCCGACATTCAATTCTTGGGAGAAAAAACACCCGGGCAAGGTTCTTTAGTTGCCTTTGCTCAAGCTTTAGATCAATTGACTCAGTTCCCTTTACCAGATTGGGTTTTACTCCTAGCTTGTGATTTACCCTATTTACAGCCAGATATTATTCAAGATTGGATTAAACAGTTAGGCAATCTCGACCGTAATATTTTAGCTTTTGTCCCTAAATCAGAGGATTACTGGCAGCCTTTATGTGGATTGTATCGCCCCACAATCGCCCCTCATTTACAGCAGTATTTAAGGCAAAATAAACGTTCTTTTCAAGGCTTATTAAACCAGATTTCTGTGGAGTCTGTTGGGATGAATTCAAGGGTTGACAAAATGCTCTTTAATTGCAATACTCCCGAAGATTTAGAAAGTTTAGGGAGCTAG
- a CDS encoding FeoA family protein, producing MNALSTVKKGQMHTVVALKPKTERTLIKLMALGIMPGCQVKVEQQFPSYIISMGRTRAALDRETAEEIWVERV from the coding sequence ATGAATGCTTTATCCACCGTCAAAAAAGGTCAAATGCACACAGTCGTTGCGCTGAAACCAAAAACTGAGCGAACTTTAATTAAACTAATGGCTTTGGGCATTATGCCCGGTTGTCAGGTCAAAGTTGAACAACAATTTCCCTCCTATATTATTAGTATGGGGCGAACTCGTGCCGCCTTAGACCGAGAAACGGCGGAGGAAATTTGGGTAGAACGGGTTTAA
- a CDS encoding ferrous iron transporter B, with the protein MNSLVLYPEAIEQAIAQLEQWLQQPHPWQNYRLTPRSLALLLLQKDPQLWDTCPPDFPQRLDIEHLILETQEKLNQPLSLAIAQTRQNQAQHLENQALLTIDTPRLSFVEHLHRLTVNPLTGFPILLLILYYGIYKFVGEIGAGVLVDGIEGFFEEQINPIVDQITNQLIPWPILQDLIAHDYGIITLGVRYAVAIVLPIVATYFLMFSLLEDSGYLPRLSLMLDRLFKIMGLSGRAVIPMVLGLGCDTMATMVTRTLTTQRERLIAAFLLSLAIPCAAQWGVILGLLAQKPAALVLWGGVIFAIFLGMGYLTARLLPGTSGGFYMEIPPLRLPKWRNVLTKTWVRMKWYFWEVLPLFIWASVLIWFGRLTGLFDAIIRLIEPISRALGLPQETAPIFLYGFFRRDYGAAGLFDIQQQGALTGNQLVVSAIVLTLFLPCVAQLQMLVKEQGLKNTIWMVLFIIPFAFFIGYLVHLSLTILGVSF; encoded by the coding sequence TTGAATTCTCTGGTTCTTTACCCCGAAGCAATCGAACAGGCGATCGCACAACTCGAACAGTGGTTACAACAACCCCACCCTTGGCAAAACTACCGCCTCACCCCGCGCAGTTTAGCCCTCTTACTCCTGCAAAAAGACCCCCAACTCTGGGATACTTGCCCCCCGGACTTTCCCCAGCGTTTAGACATTGAACACCTGATCCTCGAAACCCAAGAAAAACTGAATCAGCCCTTGTCTTTGGCGATCGCACAAACCCGCCAAAACCAAGCCCAACACCTCGAAAATCAGGCACTCCTCACCATCGACACCCCCCGCCTTTCCTTCGTCGAACACCTCCACCGTCTCACCGTCAATCCCCTCACCGGATTTCCCATCCTCCTCCTCATCCTCTACTACGGAATATATAAATTCGTCGGAGAAATTGGGGCCGGAGTCCTCGTCGATGGCATCGAAGGATTCTTTGAAGAACAGATTAACCCCATCGTTGACCAAATCACCAACCAGCTTATCCCCTGGCCCATCCTACAAGACCTCATCGCCCACGACTACGGCATCATCACCCTAGGCGTGCGTTATGCCGTCGCCATTGTCCTCCCCATCGTCGCCACCTACTTCCTCATGTTCTCCCTCCTCGAAGATAGCGGCTACCTCCCCCGACTCTCCCTCATGTTAGACCGCCTCTTCAAGATCATGGGTCTATCCGGTCGTGCCGTGATTCCCATGGTTTTAGGCTTAGGATGCGACACCATGGCAACCATGGTCACCCGCACCCTCACCACCCAACGAGAACGACTCATCGCCGCCTTTCTCCTTTCCCTCGCCATCCCCTGCGCCGCCCAGTGGGGCGTTATTTTAGGACTACTCGCCCAGAAACCCGCCGCCCTAGTCCTCTGGGGTGGGGTCATTTTCGCCATCTTCTTAGGCATGGGCTACCTCACCGCCCGACTCCTCCCCGGCACCTCTGGGGGCTTTTATATGGAAATTCCCCCCCTACGTCTACCCAAATGGCGCAACGTTTTAACCAAAACATGGGTAAGGATGAAATGGTATTTCTGGGAAGTCTTACCCCTATTTATTTGGGCTTCCGTCCTGATTTGGTTCGGTCGTTTAACGGGTCTATTTGATGCCATTATCCGCCTCATTGAACCCATTTCACGAGCATTAGGACTCCCCCAAGAAACCGCCCCCATTTTCCTCTATGGTTTCTTCCGTCGAGATTATGGCGCGGCCGGACTATTTGACATTCAACAACAGGGCGCACTGACAGGCAATCAGTTAGTCGTCTCCGCCATAGTCCTGACCCTCTTTTTACCCTGTGTTGCCCAGTTACAAATGTTAGTGAAAGAACAGGGGCTAAAAAATACCATCTGGATGGTTTTATTTATTATTCCCTTTGCCTTTTTCATTGGCTACCTTGTCCATCTCAGCTTAACCATCTTAGGAGTTAGTTTCTGA
- a CDS encoding FeoB small GTPase domain-containing protein, whose protein sequence is MDCHRCHSHCGSSKATATKWSLWPGKERQAWTDGESRISDAQIALVGMPNVGKSVLFHALTGIYATVSNYPGTTVEVSRGVMRLGEQTVTVVDTPGMYSLLPMSEEEAVSKTLLLTQTFASVIHVVDGKNLGRMLPLTFQLLELDLPLILAINMMDEARRLGLALHPEILSQQLQIPVILMAAGLNQGIQELKQTLKQQIPAPPLPLLV, encoded by the coding sequence ATGGATTGTCATCGCTGTCACTCCCACTGTGGGTCAAGCAAAGCCACCGCTACAAAATGGTCACTCTGGCCAGGCAAAGAGCGCCAAGCTTGGACTGACGGGGAATCCAGGATTTCTGATGCTCAAATTGCCTTAGTCGGAATGCCCAATGTGGGAAAAAGTGTCTTATTTCATGCCCTTACCGGGATTTACGCCACCGTGTCTAACTATCCAGGCACCACAGTAGAAGTGAGTCGGGGGGTGATGCGTTTAGGTGAACAGACGGTGACAGTGGTAGACACCCCCGGAATGTATTCCCTCCTACCGATGAGTGAAGAGGAAGCTGTTTCTAAAACCCTGCTGTTAACTCAGACGTTCGCCAGTGTGATTCATGTAGTAGACGGGAAAAACCTAGGGCGAATGTTGCCCTTAACCTTTCAGTTATTAGAATTAGACCTGCCCCTAATCCTCGCCATTAACATGATGGATGAAGCGCGGCGCTTAGGACTAGCCTTGCACCCAGAAATCCTGTCCCAACAATTACAGATTCCCGTGATTTTGATGGCGGCCGGACTGAATCAAGGGATTCAGGAGTTAAAACAAACCCTTAAGCAACAAATCCCCGCCCCACCCCTGCCCTTATTGGTTTGA
- the mgtE gene encoding magnesium transporter — protein sequence MTEPTPPSQTVSRDELRQLVRTQLEMLLEKGNLQGAKALLIPVQPVDIAEAIELLPESMQAIAFRLLSKDEAITVYEYLDSTVQQSLLQEFKRQEVLDIVDQMSPDDRARLFDELPAKVVRQLVAQMSPKERQATALLLGYEEDTAGRIMTPEYISLKETLTVAQALERIRTLSNASELIYYLYVTDTSRHLKGIVSLRDLVISSPDQVLGGIMTSDVVSITTEMDQEEVARLIQRYDLVALPVVDKEQRLVGVVTVDDVLDILEQEATEDIYALGGLQSDGTNYFQTNLFTVARKRVFWLLVLLVTNTFTSSIIQTQGSNLAWTGQAIAITAFIPLLTGTGGNIGAQSSTVVIRGLNTNELKDLGPLQVIGREALAGFLLGAMLGGMATLWGYYILKETLVVAIAVGSSLVVISLLASVSGSGLPFLFRSLGLDPALMSAPFITTAVDVVGVLIYFHIARLIFFHL from the coding sequence TTGACTGAACCAACCCCACCAAGCCAAACTGTAAGCCGTGATGAACTTCGCCAACTGGTGCGGACCCAGTTGGAAATGTTGCTGGAAAAAGGGAATCTCCAAGGGGCTAAAGCTTTGTTGATTCCGGTGCAGCCTGTGGATATAGCCGAAGCCATTGAACTGTTGCCGGAGTCCATGCAGGCGATCGCCTTTCGCTTACTCTCCAAAGATGAAGCCATCACAGTTTATGAATATCTCGACTCCACTGTACAACAGTCCCTACTCCAAGAATTTAAGCGGCAGGAAGTCCTGGATATTGTAGATCAAATGTCCCCCGATGATCGCGCCCGCTTATTTGATGAACTTCCGGCCAAAGTCGTCCGCCAATTAGTCGCCCAGATGAGTCCCAAGGAGCGTCAAGCTACAGCGCTCTTATTGGGCTATGAGGAGGACACGGCAGGGCGAATCATGACTCCGGAATACATTTCCCTCAAAGAGACGTTAACCGTTGCTCAAGCCCTCGAACGTATCCGCACCCTGTCTAATGCGTCAGAACTAATTTACTATCTCTATGTGACCGATACCTCCCGCCATCTCAAAGGGATTGTTTCTCTGCGGGATTTGGTGATTTCGTCCCCAGACCAAGTGCTAGGGGGGATCATGACCTCAGATGTGGTCAGCATTACCACCGAGATGGATCAGGAGGAAGTCGCCCGTTTAATCCAACGGTATGATCTGGTCGCCCTGCCCGTGGTGGATAAAGAACAGCGTTTGGTGGGGGTGGTGACGGTGGATGATGTGCTGGATATTTTAGAACAGGAGGCCACAGAAGATATTTATGCGCTCGGTGGTCTACAAAGTGATGGCACGAATTATTTTCAAACTAATTTATTTACAGTCGCTCGTAAACGGGTGTTTTGGTTGTTGGTGTTATTAGTAACCAATACCTTCACCAGTTCGATTATTCAAACCCAAGGTAGTAATTTAGCTTGGACTGGTCAGGCGATCGCCATTACCGCCTTTATCCCGCTACTCACTGGTACAGGGGGGAATATTGGGGCGCAATCTTCTACGGTAGTAATTCGCGGATTGAATACCAATGAATTAAAGGATCTCGGTCCACTGCAAGTGATTGGACGGGAAGCCTTAGCGGGATTTCTTCTCGGGGCTATGTTGGGGGGTATGGCTACCCTGTGGGGCTACTATATCCTCAAGGAAACATTAGTTGTTGCGATCGCCGTTGGTAGTAGCCTCGTCGTGATTTCTCTGTTAGCCTCGGTTTCGGGATCCGGTTTACCCTTTCTATTTCGTTCACTGGGTTTGGACCCCGCCCTAATGTCTGCACCCTTTATCACTACGGCCGTCGATGTAGTTGGCGTGTTAATTTATTTCCATATTGCCCGGTTGATCTTCTTCCATCTTTAA
- a CDS encoding SagB/ThcOx family dehydrogenase — translation MSSIASHYHERTKYAPDTIATKSQGLDWSKQPSPFKEYKLGKTLDLKPYLGKDTLENLTSEAIAWRRLSQMLYCTYGITAKMATLMGPPVYLRAAPSAGGLYPAELYLISRGTDLLPPGLYNYQPQNHALLQFWDEAVWANLEQACFEPEILKQVDLALVSSAIFYRSAWRYEDRAYRRIFLDTGHLLGNLELAGAINHFRPCLLGGFNDQAMNELLYLDSEQEGVMTVIPLGDSTPPPESYLTALPSPIYSDYALVQDGDLLNYFHQSTQITAFQAPTSEVSETTDKYNFPFCLKISTQTAPIHWGIHLEELEQTILKRRSTRTYTGADLTLDELNLLLHFTYHPEDYANQGLDPQPDYFDLSLLQTFVVVSGVTGLEEGCYYYAPQAQELRQIRFKNFRRDVHFLCLGQELGRDAGAVIFHTADLKLAIQKYGDRVYRYLHMDAGHLGQRLNLAAIHLGLGVSGIGGFFDDQVNEVLGIPEDEAVIYITTLGRPRLR, via the coding sequence ATGTCTTCTATTGCTAGTCATTATCACGAACGCACCAAATACGCCCCGGACACCATTGCCACGAAAAGTCAGGGTCTAGACTGGTCTAAACAACCCAGTCCCTTTAAAGAGTATAAACTAGGCAAAACCCTTGACCTCAAACCCTATCTAGGCAAAGATACCCTAGAGAATTTGACCTCAGAGGCGATCGCCTGGCGTAGACTCTCTCAGATGCTCTACTGTACCTATGGCATCACCGCCAAAATGGCCACCCTCATGGGGCCTCCGGTCTATTTACGCGCCGCCCCCTCAGCTGGGGGACTCTACCCGGCGGAACTCTACCTGATCTCTCGTGGGACGGATCTTCTGCCTCCCGGACTCTATAACTACCAACCCCAAAACCACGCCCTCCTGCAATTTTGGGATGAGGCCGTTTGGGCGAATTTAGAACAAGCTTGTTTTGAACCTGAAATCTTAAAACAAGTGGATCTTGCCCTCGTCTCTTCCGCCATCTTTTATCGTTCTGCTTGGCGTTATGAAGATCGGGCTTACCGTCGCATTTTTCTGGATACCGGGCATCTCCTGGGCAATTTAGAACTCGCTGGGGCAATTAATCACTTTCGCCCCTGTTTATTAGGCGGTTTTAATGATCAAGCCATGAACGAACTCCTTTATCTGGATTCGGAACAGGAAGGCGTAATGACCGTGATTCCCCTCGGCGACTCTACCCCCCCTCCAGAATCCTATCTCACGGCTCTCCCCTCCCCCATCTATTCTGATTACGCCCTCGTACAGGATGGCGACCTTTTAAACTATTTTCATCAATCTACTCAAATCACTGCATTTCAAGCCCCCACCTCGGAGGTCAGTGAGACAACGGATAAATACAACTTTCCCTTTTGTTTAAAAATCTCGACCCAAACGGCCCCCATCCACTGGGGAATTCACTTAGAAGAGTTAGAGCAAACCATCTTAAAACGGCGCTCTACCCGTACTTATACGGGGGCTGACCTAACCTTAGATGAGTTAAACCTGCTCCTGCACTTTACCTATCACCCCGAAGACTACGCCAACCAAGGTTTAGACCCTCAGCCCGACTATTTTGATTTAAGTCTCCTACAAACCTTTGTTGTGGTGTCTGGGGTGACAGGTCTAGAAGAAGGTTGTTATTACTATGCCCCCCAAGCCCAAGAATTGCGGCAAATTCGCTTTAAAAACTTCCGCCGAGATGTTCATTTTCTCTGTTTGGGGCAAGAATTGGGGCGGGATGCCGGGGCGGTAATCTTCCACACGGCCGACTTAAAGCTAGCTATCCAGAAATATGGCGATCGCGTTTATCGGTATCTCCACATGGACGCTGGGCATTTAGGACAGCGTTTAAACCTCGCGGCCATCCATCTAGGACTGGGAGTGAGTGGTATTGGGGGCTTTTTTGATGACCAAGTGAATGAAGTCCTCGGGATTCCTGAAGATGAAGCCGTAATCTACATCACGACCTTAGGCCGTCCCAGATTGCGCTAA
- a CDS encoding glycosyltransferase family 2 protein, with protein sequence MLQHEILTNQLGNDPSENLASLSMANYNEAKEGTANLGNLSNVSSDLRPLVSLIVPAYNEEAIIEENLDILYEYTESLGELYRWEILVINDGSRDNTGFLAEQFACEKDNVFVYHHGVNFGLGQALQFGFHNCQGDYVIVFDLDLSYAPYHIGKLLDKITQTNARVVVASPYMKGGEISNVPWLRQTLSIWANRFLKVAAKDTLATLTGMVRVYDGPFLRSLNLRSMGMEINPEIIHKAMLLNARIIEIPAHLHWHSPRLPEGQTTPQPTPKKNRRKSSMKILKHTMSIVVSGFLFRPVMFFIIPGLFFLFLSLIADTWVLIHCFNEFQNPELTQYWFGYRLSEAVANAFKLSPHSFILGGMTLMIAIQLISLGISSLQSKSYFEEVFYLGTAIYKSTQAKGK encoded by the coding sequence ATGTTGCAACATGAAATCCTCACTAACCAACTGGGAAACGACCCGTCAGAGAATTTAGCTTCTTTGTCAATGGCTAACTATAATGAAGCCAAAGAGGGAACGGCAAATTTAGGGAATTTGTCAAACGTTAGCTCAGATTTAAGACCTCTTGTTTCTTTAATTGTTCCCGCCTATAATGAAGAGGCGATTATAGAAGAAAACCTTGACATTTTATATGAATATACGGAATCTTTAGGTGAATTGTATCGCTGGGAAATTTTGGTTATTAATGATGGGAGTCGAGATAATACAGGGTTTTTAGCTGAACAATTTGCTTGTGAGAAAGACAATGTTTTTGTCTACCATCATGGGGTCAATTTTGGTTTAGGTCAGGCTTTGCAGTTTGGCTTTCATAACTGTCAAGGCGATTATGTCATTGTATTTGACTTAGACTTAAGTTATGCGCCCTATCATATTGGGAAGCTACTGGATAAGATTACTCAAACTAATGCCCGGGTTGTAGTAGCTTCTCCCTATATGAAAGGAGGGGAGATTTCTAATGTGCCTTGGCTAAGGCAGACGCTTAGTATTTGGGCGAATCGTTTCCTAAAAGTGGCGGCTAAAGATACCTTAGCCACCTTAACGGGAATGGTGCGGGTTTATGATGGGCCGTTTTTGCGATCGCTCAATTTGCGGTCAATGGGCATGGAGATCAACCCGGAAATCATCCATAAAGCCATGTTGCTCAATGCGAGAATTATTGAAATTCCTGCCCATCTGCACTGGCACTCTCCCCGTCTCCCGGAGGGACAAACGACTCCCCAACCCACTCCGAAAAAGAATCGGCGGAAGTCGAGTATGAAAATCCTAAAACACACCATGTCGATTGTGGTTTCAGGGTTTTTATTCCGACCTGTGATGTTTTTTATTATCCCCGGTTTGTTCTTTCTGTTTCTATCGTTGATTGCTGATACTTGGGTGTTAATTCACTGTTTTAATGAGTTCCAAAATCCCGAATTAACCCAGTATTGGTTTGGTTATCGCTTATCAGAAGCCGTGGCAAACGCCTTTAAGCTTTCTCCCCATTCGTTTATTTTGGGGGGAATGACCTTAATGATTGCCATTCAACTGATTAGTTTAGGAATTTCTTCCTTGCAAAGTAAAAGTTATTTCGAGGAAGTGTTCTATTTGGGAACCGCTATCTATAAATCTACTCAAGCGAAAGGAAAGTAA
- a CDS encoding DegT/DnrJ/EryC1/StrS family aminotransferase, producing MTTFAVPPRMVSLPSDQDASGRTLGEAEIRLVAEAINSGTLTGTKGTFVKQLEQEFAQLLGVKYAYSCASGSAAVHVAIAAIDPEPGDEIVTTSITDMGALTPIVYQGAIPVFADVDPRTWNVTAASIEQVLSDRTKAIIVTHLFGNPCEMTEIMALAQSRNIPVIEDCAQSFLATHNNQYVGAIGDIGCFSLQQGKHITTGEGGIVTTNDDALARRMFLFINKAWGYGDPKPDHYFLALNYRMCELQGAVAVAQLQKLPEIVQARRTTAAQLTAQIQDLPGITPPWIDPRNTHSYWKYCLSVDSTIIPDGAVGLAKPLKEKGIFSAPRYIQKPAFQCEVFREQRTFGNSRFPFTLARPEAVDYSPEKFPGSFAGLEAVLVLPWNECYTTDHVNYIAESLREVLA from the coding sequence ATGACTACATTTGCAGTCCCCCCGCGTATGGTGTCCTTGCCTTCAGATCAAGATGCTTCCGGTCGGACCCTGGGAGAAGCGGAAATTCGATTAGTCGCTGAGGCGATTAATAGCGGCACTTTAACCGGAACAAAAGGTACATTTGTTAAGCAATTAGAACAGGAATTTGCTCAATTATTAGGGGTGAAATATGCCTATAGTTGCGCTTCCGGTTCGGCGGCGGTTCATGTGGCGATCGCAGCCATTGATCCCGAACCCGGTGATGAGATTGTCACCACCTCCATTACAGACATGGGTGCATTAACCCCTATTGTCTATCAGGGCGCGATCCCCGTCTTTGCAGATGTGGATCCCCGCACGTGGAATGTGACGGCGGCGAGTATTGAGCAAGTTCTGAGCGATCGCACTAAAGCCATTATTGTGACCCACCTATTCGGCAATCCCTGCGAAATGACCGAAATTATGGCACTGGCTCAATCTCGCAATATTCCCGTCATTGAAGATTGCGCCCAGTCCTTCCTTGCCACCCATAATAATCAATATGTTGGGGCGATTGGTGACATTGGCTGTTTTAGCTTACAGCAAGGAAAGCACATCACCACAGGTGAAGGCGGAATCGTCACCACCAATGATGATGCACTCGCTCGTCGTATGTTCTTATTTATCAATAAAGCATGGGGTTACGGGGATCCCAAGCCGGATCATTATTTCTTAGCCTTGAATTACCGGATGTGTGAATTACAAGGCGCTGTTGCTGTGGCACAGTTGCAAAAACTGCCCGAAATCGTCCAAGCGCGACGCACCACGGCCGCTCAACTCACAGCGCAAATCCAAGACCTCCCCGGCATTACCCCCCCTTGGATTGATCCCCGCAACACCCACAGTTACTGGAAATATTGCCTGAGTGTGGATAGTACCATCATCCCCGATGGAGCCGTGGGATTAGCCAAACCGCTAAAAGAAAAAGGCATTTTCTCCGCCCCCCGTTATATCCAAAAACCCGCCTTTCAGTGTGAAGTATTCCGGGAACAGCGCACCTTTGGGAACTCTCGTTTCCCCTTCACCTTAGCCCGTCCTGAAGCGGTAGACTACAGCCCGGAAAAATTCCCCGGTAGCTTTGCCGGACTCGAAGCAGTCCTAGTGTTGCCTTGGAATGAATGCTACACAACGGATCATGTGAACTATATTGCTGAATCTTTGCGTGAAGTGTTGGCTTAG